A window of Candidatus Schekmanbacteria bacterium RIFCSPLOWO2_02_FULL_38_14 genomic DNA:
ATTACTGCTGTAATCCCTGCCTTTGCAGCCTCGTCAATCCCGTCTCTGAAAGGAAAGAAAGCATCTGAGGCAAGAACAGTTCCTTTTGTTGGAAGGTTTGCTTTCATAACAGCAATTTTTGAAGAATCAACCCTGCTCATCTGTCCAGCACCAATCCCTACTGTCTGACCTTTTCTTGCATAGACTATTGCATTTGACTTGACGTACTTGGCAACTTTCCATGCAAATTGCAGGACTTCCATTTCATCCTGTGTTGGTTTTCTCCTTGTTGGATATTTGAGGCTCATTAAGTCAATATTCTTAACATCCCTATCCTGTATCAGAACTCCACCACCTACCTTTTTAATGTCAAAACCGTTCTGAATATTATCCAGTGTTTTTACATCCATTGGAACCTGAATCAACCTTAAATTTTTCTTTGACTCAAGAATCCGAAGGGCACTATAAGAATATGACGGAGCAACTATTGCCTCCGTAAAAAGCTTTGAAACCTCCTTTGCAGTCTCTTCGTCAACCTCTCTGTTAAAGCCGACTATTCCTCCGAAGGCTGAAACCGGGTCTGTTTCTTTTGCTTTAATATAGGCATCAAGAAGAGAGGTATCAGCTATGGCAACACCGCATGGGTTTGTATGTTTTATGATTACTGCTGCACACTGGTCAAATTCAGTGGCAAGGTTTAATGCAGCATCAAGGTCAATTATATTATTAAATGAAAGTTCCTTTCCCTGCAATTGCTTCCCGCTGGAAATTACAGGAAAGAGCGGAGGCTTTGCTTCCCTGTAGAAAGCAGCATTCTGATGAGGGTTTTCCCCGTATCTTAAATCCTGAACCTTAACTAAGCTTAGTGTCAGTCTTTCAGGGTATTTTTCAGGCATTGCATTGTCAACCCTGATAGAATTAAGGTATGTTGCTATTGATGAATCATATGAGGATATCAGGGCAAAGGCCTTTCTTGCAAGGTGAAATCTTGTTGACTTGTTTAGCTCTCCGTTCCTCTCTTCTAATTCTCTTAAAACCGGATCATAATCTGCAGGGTCCACAACAACTCCGACACTTTCAAAATTCTTGCACGCAGACCTCACCATAGCAGGACCGCCAATATCTATATTCTCAATTGCCTCTTCTATGGTAAAATTCTTTCTTTCTATCACCTGCTCAAACGGATAAAGATTCACAACCACTAAATCTATCAAAGAAATCTTATGTTTTTCAACCTGCTCCTGATGAGTCTTTTCCTTTCTTCTTGCAAGTATTCCGCCGTGGACAAAGGGATGCAAAGTCTTTACCCTTCCATCAAGCATTTCAGGAAAACCTGTTAGTTCTGCAACTTCAATCGCAGGAATATTATTATCGCGCAAAAGTTTTGCTGTTCCTCCTGTTGAAACAATTTCAACATTGAAAGACTTGAGTCCTTTTGCAAACTCAACAATTCCTGTTTTATCAGAAACACTTATCAATGCCCGTTTTATCTTTACCATATCATTCTCCTGCTGAAATAATTTATCCCCTCCCTTTTGCTGATGGTTTTATAATTGAAGCAAAATTTTTCGTCAAACAAAAAAAGTCGTTAAATTTAACGCCCCTATTCTAAACTTCTTTACTCAGGCTAACACCTGAGACTAAAATTTCAGATTTCTAATCACCTTAATTTTTTTCTCAATAAAAAGTATAATAGCAGATACACTGCAACCTAAAAACATCCCCGCAACCACATCAGAGGGATAATGGGTTCCTACATAAATTCTTGAAAATCCGATTAGCACAGCAATTACAAGAACAGGAATTCTGACTCTTGGAATTTTAACAGCCAGAACAGTTGCAAATGCAAAGGCAACAGTAGTATGGCCTGAGGGAAAAGAAAAAGTGTAATGCTCCATTTCAAGGACATGGGTATTTTCAAGGATTGCAAATGGTCTTTGCCTGCCAAAAAATACTTTAAGGAACCTGCATACCCATCTTGATGAGAAGATTGAAACCTGTGTCAAAACAAACGGATAAATTCCTTTGCGTCTGAGATGTATGCAAAACAAAGCTGTCAGCATTACAAGATAGGGCCACAACCCGAAGTCTGTAATTAAAGGCATTAAAATATCAAAAAAACCATTACTTATTCTCTGGTTTATAAAATAAAAAATCGCTATATCTATACTTTTAAGCAATTCCATAAGCACCCCAAGAGACAAAGCTTCGCTTTGAAGCTACTCACTCTTCACTAACAACTATTCATTAATCCACAAGCTATCATAAAACAAGAAAGGGCTCCGCAGAATGATATTATCCGTGGAGCCCTTTCGAAAATAAAAACTTAGCAAGAAGCCTTGCACTTACAAGTGATACCTGCTTTTTTTGTTACCTTTCTAATCTTCATGGAATCACCTCCTTTAATGATTACACAGTTTAACAGTTTGACCAAGAATTCCGCCTTGTCATAACGAACCTTCGGGTCGGATTGCTCAGCATATTAAACTATAAACTCACTCCAAAAGCAGCGCAGCGGACCAAATCAGCACCCATCAAATCACCTTCAAGAAACGCCCTGAACCTGCAACCTCCTCTGCAATCTTTCAAATATTCACAGCCACTGCACTTGAGCTCATCAAGTCTAAAATGTTTTAACCTCTTCCAACACTCTCCTATGGTATCATTATATATACTGCCCAGAGGTTGGTCAATAAAAAAACTGCACTTGCAAACTCTTCCGTCAGGGGTAATTGCGCAGAGATGAGAGCCACAGGAGAATTTCCCTGATGATTCGTATAAGCCCGACCCAAACCCATACTTCAAAAACCTGCCTCCTTTTTCAGGAGACAGGGAAAAATCAGGATTTGTCTCAAGGTAACCGGAAAAAACCGGGAAATCAACTGACCAGTCCTTTACTCCCATTTTCTTAAACAGCTTTTCCATTTCGTCAAAATCATCAAGGTTGTACGGATGGATTATTGTCGCAACTGAAAGGTCAATTCCTTCTTTGAGAACATTTTCAGCCCCCCTCATTGCAGCTTTAAACATTCCCCTGCCACGCAGTAAATCATGGGATTTTTCTATTCCGTCTATGCTTATCTGAACCTCCTGGACCTTTAACATCTTAGCTGCCTGAGGAGTTATGAGGGTCCCGTTGGATAGAAGTATTGAACGGAATTGATATTTGCCAACACCATCATTAAATTTCCAGAATTCCTTATGAAGCAGAGGTTCTCCACCTGAAATTATTAATCTCAATCCCTGAAGTCTTTCAAACTGCTCACAAATATCAAAAATTTTCTCTAAACCCAGTTCTTTCTTTTTCTGCCTTCCAAGATAACAGTGCCTGCATCTGAGATTACATTTATCTGTTATCTGAAGCTCAAGATATCTCAGAGATGGTTTCAACGGCTTTGATAATATTATTTTTCTTTTAGAAGGCTTCTTATACAGGGTAAGGAGTTTTTCTTCAAAGCAGTATTCAAGGAGCTCCTCATCACTTTTTAAATTGCTTTTCTTGTTTGTACCGTCACAGAGTTTCAGAAACTCAAATGCCTCCTGATTAAGCTGGTAAAGCTCATCTCTGTCCCTGTGATACAGAGATGGTCTTTCAAGGTTTTTTAAAGAGCATGGTTTTGATAAAGTCAGATATTTTTTTTCTGAAGACATTAATTGAAAAATACTTATAATGTGACATATGCCTTTGCAATATGCCCCATTATGTTAATTTCGTTTTTTACTTTAAAATGGGCTGTTTTATTTTTTAAAGGCAGACCAATCTTTCGGTTTTCCTGACTACTCGTCAGCAACAAGCTTTTTTACAAACACATGAAACTGGTCATCGGCTTTTTCTATTTTTAGAAACTGGTTACCGGTGCTTTTACACCATGAAGGCATATCCTTTACAATTCCCTCATCATCTGCAATCACCTCGAGAATCTGTCCTACTTTCAACTCCTTCATCTTCTTTGTTGTCAAAAGTATTGGCATTGGACAGTAGAGTCCAACAGCATCTAACTTTTCATCAGCCTCCATATTGTTCTCCTCGTCTAACTTTAATTGAAGTCCCAAATCACAAGCATCAAATTTAAAATAAATTTCAAAATCCAAACAATCAACTTATAATTATTTTAGTTATTGAAATTTTGGCAATTGGGATTTTTTTAGAATTGAATTTTGTTATTTGAAATTATTCTTCTGCTTATTTCCCTTATTCTGGTATTCTTCAATCGCTGCTTTTAGTGCATCAGCGGCAAGGTTTGAGCAGTGCATTTTTTGTGGAGGAAGTCCGTCTAAAGCTTCAGCTACAGTTGCTTTGGAAATCTTCAGGGCTTCATCAATAGTTTTTCCTATTACAAGTTCTGTAACCATGGAACTTGTTGCAATTGCGGCACCGCATCCAAAGGTCTTAAACTTTGCTTCAACTATCTTGCCATCTTTTACTTTAATAAAGAGTTTCATTATGTCCCCGCAGGATGCATTTCCTACTGTTCCTACTCCATCAGCGTCAGTAATCTCACCAACATTTCTGGGATTTTGAAAATGCTCCATAACTTTTTCAGAATATTTTTCCATAACATCTATTCCCCTTTCTAACCTTTATCCTGCCGGATTTTATACTTAAATTAAAAGTCTAAATTAAATCCCTAAAACTATGTAAATCCTAAATTCTTTTTTATAGCTGTAAGCTATAAGTTGTAAGTTGTAAACTTTTTTAAAATTTTAAGACTTTACTTTTAAAACTTTAATACTTTTGATTAGTTTCTTTTTTACAGCTTATAGCTGTTTTACTCATTTCATCATCTTGGCTTCTTCATAAAGAGGAGACATCTTTCTGAGCCGCTCAACAATGGGAGGCAGTATCTGGCAGATATAATCTACATCTTCATCACTGCTTTCAGCACCAAGGCTGAAAAGAAGCGAGCCCTGGGCTATCTCAGGAGCAACTCCCATTGCAGTCAAAACATGAGAGGCTTTAAGCGCTCTTGATGTACACGCTGAACCACTGGAAGCAGCAACCCCGTCAATATCCAGGAATAAAAGCATTGACTCGCCTTCTACATACTCCACAGAAATATTAACGTTACCCGGAAGCCTTTTTATTTGATGACCATTCAGATATGCGTGGCCAATCTTCGAAAGAATACCATTTATAAATTTATCTCTCAGCGCAGTCATTTTTTTTACTCTTCCCGGAATCTCTTCCTTTGCAAGTTCACAGGCTTTACCCATTCCAGCAATTCCGGCAACATTCTCAGTACCGGCTCTTCTGCCATTTTCCTGAATTCCTCCATCAATAAAAGGAGTAACCCTTACTCCCTTTCTGATATAAATTGCTCCTATCCCCTTTGGACCGTAGAACTGATGTGCCGCAAGACTAAGCAAATCAACCCCAAGCTCATTGACATTTACAGGAATTGTTCCTGCTGTCTGAACAGCATCGGTATGAAAAATAATTCCGGTCTCTTTTACAATTTTGCTTATTTCTCCAATTGGCTCAATGCTCCCAATCTCGTTTGAAGCATGAAGAATTGAGACAAGTATTGTATCCTTTTTTATTGCTGATTTTACTGCCTGAGGGTCAACCATTCCAAATTTATCAACAGGAAGATAAGTAACTTCAAAGTCTTGTTTCTCCAGACTCTTTGCTGAATACAAAACCGCGTGATGCTCAATCTGTGAGGTTATTATATGCCTGCCCTTTTTCTGATGGGCAAGAGCAATTCCCTTTAAGGCAAAGTTGTCGCTTTCTGTCCCTGAAGATGTAAAATAGATTTCCTCAGGCAAAGCGCCTATCAACCCTGCAACCTTCGCTCTTGCTTCATCAACTGCCTGCTTTGGTTTATCGCCGAAGTTATGAAGACTTTGGGGATTACCAAAATCTTCTCTTATAAATGGTATCATTGCATCTGCAACTTCAGCCCTTACAGGCGTAGTTGAGGCATAATCCATATAAACCTTCCGTTTCATCACTTCCACTCCTTAACCCCTTGAACCCTCTAAATATAAAGCTTTGTATCCGCATCAGATGCAAGCTTTAATATTGATGGCAAACCTGTTATTTCATCTACTTTCTTAAGGACTTCCTCTTTTCTCAGACCCATGAATTCCACATTTGCACTGCAGGCTAAAAATTTTAATGTTCCAAGGCTCTTAACCGTATCAATCATTTCAGTTATTGAGTTAGGATTCATTGCCTTCATCTTCTGGTACACATCCTTACCATTATTTTGAAACTCCGCAGACATATCTTCTATGTCTGTCTTCCCCTCAACAAACTTCTTTAAAGCCTCAAAAAACAGAACCACATAAACTTCCTCTCCCATTGCCGCTGCTGTTACAGCAATAGTAGCAGTCTGATAAAGCCTGTCAAAGGTACTGCTGTGAGCAAAGATTACAAGCCTTCTGCGTTTTTTTTCCATCTTTTCTTCTGCCATCAAAATCCTATTACAATTCCAAAAATTTTATAGAAAACCCTGTACTTATGACTACAAAGATTAATAATCAAACCCTCCAGTATTTGCAGCCACAAGCTTTAACCTGCGTATCAGGGTTCTGTTTGCAGTCCCCGTAATCGAAAACCTATAAAAGAATTTTTAAACTGAAACAACCTCCTCAATCTCGGGAACTTCTTCTTTTATTGCCCTTTCAACTCCCATTTTCAGGGTCATCTGCGCTCCGGGGCATCCGGCACACGCTCCTATGAGCTTAACCTTCACCTTTTTGTCCTCAATACCTATTAGCTCTATATCCCCGCCATCCATCTGTAGCTTTGGCCTTATCTTATCTATAACAGCCTGCACTTTATCTAACATTTTCAATCACCTCTCTTTCAGAAATTGAACCTTCCGTCTATTGATTTAATACTGTTTTAAATTATTTTTTCAATGCAAATCCTTATTTAGCATCACATTTCCTGCAATATATTCTTTTCATATTCCTCTTCAAGCATTCTGACATGCTTTGCCTCTTCTTCAGCAAGGAATGAGAACATTTTCTTAGCCCCGGGGTCATCTACAACTTTAGACGCCTTCTTGTAAAACTCATAAGCGATTTTTTCTCTCTGAATTGCAATCTGGAGAGCATCCTGAACTCTTGTCGTTGAATCAATCATCTGTCTTCCTCCAAAAATAAACTTTTATGTCTGTCTCCAAGATTTTATAAATCATAGCCAAACTGAACTTAACAAATAGTTTTAATTAGTTAAAAAGTCAAGAGTTCAATTAATGTTGTGGGAGCCAAATGAAATAACACTCATAAAACAAAATTGTCCGTTATTGAGTATGTTATTGCCATTCCAAGAAACGAGTTTTCAAAAAATGCGCATTTTGGGACAGCCTGACGGTTTTTTTTATTTCCTATTTCTCAGAAGTCTTGGGGTTTAAAGGGGAACGCTGTTAGTGCAATTGTTATGGCAAATGTTCTATGTCCTCCAAATCCTTATGCCTGCCACATGCTCGTTTGTTGGCCTTAAGATCACAATAAGGTACTCAACTCCGTTGAAGTTCAGCAATCTCAAGAAGTCTTTGAAGTCTGGATGAAGTTCGATTTGTGCCATACACCATCCGTCGATTG
This region includes:
- a CDS encoding cysteine desulfurase NifS is translated as MKRKVYMDYASTTPVRAEVADAMIPFIREDFGNPQSLHNFGDKPKQAVDEARAKVAGLIGALPEEIYFTSSGTESDNFALKGIALAHQKKGRHIITSQIEHHAVLYSAKSLEKQDFEVTYLPVDKFGMVDPQAVKSAIKKDTILVSILHASNEIGSIEPIGEISKIVKETGIIFHTDAVQTAGTIPVNVNELGVDLLSLAAHQFYGPKGIGAIYIRKGVRVTPFIDGGIQENGRRAGTENVAGIAGMGKACELAKEEIPGRVKKMTALRDKFINGILSKIGHAYLNGHQIKRLPGNVNISVEYVEGESMLLFLDIDGVAASSGSACTSRALKASHVLTAMGVAPEIAQGSLLFSLGAESSDEDVDYICQILPPIVERLRKMSPLYEEAKMMK
- a CDS encoding Fe-S cluster assembly scaffold protein NifU; the encoded protein is MEKYSEKVMEHFQNPRNVGEITDADGVGTVGNASCGDIMKLFIKVKDGKIVEAKFKTFGCGAAIATSSMVTELVIGKTIDEALKISKATVAEALDGLPPQKMHCSNLAADALKAAIEEYQNKGNKQKNNFK
- a CDS encoding SirA family protein, producing MEADEKLDAVGLYCPMPILLTTKKMKELKVGQILEVIADDEGIVKDMPSWCKSTGNQFLKIEKADDQFHVFVKKLVADE
- a CDS encoding bifunctional phosphoribosylaminoimidazolecarboxamide formyltransferase/IMP cyclohydrolase, which codes for MVKIKRALISVSDKTGIVEFAKGLKSFNVEIVSTGGTAKLLRDNNIPAIEVAELTGFPEMLDGRVKTLHPFVHGGILARRKEKTHQEQVEKHKISLIDLVVVNLYPFEQVIERKNFTIEEAIENIDIGGPAMVRSACKNFESVGVVVDPADYDPVLRELEERNGELNKSTRFHLARKAFALISSYDSSIATYLNSIRVDNAMPEKYPERLTLSLVKVQDLRYGENPHQNAAFYREAKPPLFPVISSGKQLQGKELSFNNIIDLDAALNLATEFDQCAAVIIKHTNPCGVAIADTSLLDAYIKAKETDPVSAFGGIVGFNREVDEETAKEVSKLFTEAIVAPSYSYSALRILESKKNLRLIQVPMDVKTLDNIQNGFDIKKVGGGVLIQDRDVKNIDLMSLKYPTRRKPTQDEMEVLQFAWKVAKYVKSNAIVYARKGQTVGIGAGQMSRVDSSKIAVMKANLPTKGTVLASDAFFPFRDGIDEAAKAGITAVIQPGGSVKDDEVINACNEYNIAMVFTGIRHFRH